A region of Marnyiella aurantia DNA encodes the following proteins:
- a CDS encoding homogentisate 1,2-dioxygenase encodes MRYIQSGNIPSKRHTVFKSGEGKFYYEQLFGTEGFHGISSLLYHIHRPTQIKRIGTPKDVTPKIAVQKNVTPRMFKGMNVTPEDDFLDSRKILMLNNDLKMGLSKPRKSTGYFYKNAECDEMLYVHNGTGILKTFIGNIDFEAGDYLIIPRGTIYQVELHSEETVFMVVESHSPIYTPKRYRNEFGQLLEHSPFCERDIVAPTFVAPTDEKGEFLIKVKKENQIWDFIYATHPFDVVGWDGYFYPYKFNIKNFEPITGRIHLPPPIHQNFEAHNFVICSFVARMYDYHPLAVPAPYNHSNIDSDEVLFYTEGDFMSRNHIDLMDFTLHPGGIVHGPHPGAMERSIGKKFTEEYAVMVDPFRPLQLTEEALKVEDPSYLTSWLETEENHLEDRSQE; translated from the coding sequence ATGAGATATATTCAGTCGGGTAATATACCTTCGAAGAGACACACGGTTTTCAAATCCGGTGAAGGAAAATTTTATTATGAACAGCTTTTCGGAACCGAAGGTTTCCATGGCATCTCGTCCTTATTATATCATATACACCGGCCGACCCAGATTAAACGCATCGGGACTCCAAAAGATGTTACCCCAAAGATAGCCGTTCAAAAAAACGTTACCCCCAGAATGTTCAAGGGGATGAACGTAACTCCTGAAGATGATTTTCTGGACAGCCGTAAGATTTTGATGCTGAATAATGACCTGAAAATGGGTCTTTCAAAGCCGAGAAAATCAACCGGGTATTTCTATAAAAATGCTGAGTGCGACGAAATGCTCTATGTGCATAACGGAACGGGTATACTAAAAACCTTTATCGGGAACATTGATTTTGAAGCCGGAGATTATCTCATCATTCCGCGCGGGACCATTTATCAGGTAGAGCTGCATAGCGAGGAAACCGTTTTTATGGTAGTCGAAAGCCACTCTCCTATTTATACACCTAAAAGATACAGGAATGAATTCGGTCAGCTGCTGGAACACTCACCATTCTGCGAGCGTGACATTGTTGCGCCAACTTTTGTAGCACCCACAGATGAAAAAGGCGAATTCCTTATCAAAGTAAAAAAAGAAAACCAGATCTGGGATTTCATTTATGCCACGCACCCTTTTGATGTGGTAGGCTGGGACGGATATTTCTATCCCTATAAATTCAACATCAAAAACTTTGAACCTATTACGGGGAGGATTCATCTTCCGCCGCCGATCCATCAGAATTTTGAAGCTCATAATTTTGTAATCTGCTCTTTTGTGGCCAGAATGTATGACTACCATCCGCTGGCCGTACCTGCGCCGTATAATCACTCCAATATTGATTCGGACGAAGTTCTTTTCTATACCGAAGGAGATTTTATGAGCCGTAACCATATTGACCTTATGGACTTTACACTCCATCCCGGCGGCATTGTTCACGGACCACACCCCGGTGCTATGGAGAGAAGCATCGGCAAAAAATTCACTGAAGAGTATGCGGTAATGGTCGATCCATTCCGTCCACTACAGCTTACGGAAGAGGCCCTGAAAGTGGAAGATCCCTCCTACCTGACCTCCTGGTTGGAGACTGAAGAGAACCATTTGGAAGACCGAAGCCAGGAGTAA
- a CDS encoding acetyl-CoA hydrolase/transferase family protein → MVQYVSAEEAVSLVRSGDRIFSHGSACTPNHLIDELAKQASRLKDVEFVSITQQGKVEIAKPEYKDSFYINSLFVSTPVRQAVNSDQGDFVPVFLSEIPILFKNGHLPLDVAMVTVSPPDQHGYCTLGTSVDVARSAVDTAKIIIAQVNPRMPRTHGDGMIHFSKIHKMVWHEEELLTVDYGSKVGNEELLIGKNVAELIDDRSTLQMGIGTIPDAVLKCLHNHKDLGVHTEMISDGIVDLVANDIINNKYKGTHLNRTITSFAFGTRKLYDYIDDNPSFAFMDVEHVNYPINIMKNKKMVAINSAIEIDLTGQVCADSIGTFQFSGIGGQMDFMRGAALSPGGKPIIAISSRTKKGVPRIVPYLKQGAGVVTTRGHIHFVVTEFGTAYLYGKSLRQRAKALIEISHPDDREMLERATFERFKCL, encoded by the coding sequence ATGGTCCAATATGTAAGCGCTGAAGAAGCGGTATCACTTGTCCGGAGCGGCGACAGAATTTTTTCCCACGGAAGTGCATGTACTCCCAATCATCTTATAGACGAACTGGCAAAACAGGCCTCCCGCCTAAAGGATGTGGAATTTGTCTCCATCACGCAGCAGGGTAAAGTTGAAATTGCCAAACCCGAATATAAAGACAGTTTTTATATAAATTCACTTTTCGTATCGACGCCGGTGCGTCAGGCAGTTAATTCCGATCAGGGAGATTTTGTTCCGGTTTTCCTCAGCGAAATTCCAATTCTTTTTAAGAACGGTCACCTGCCTCTGGATGTTGCCATGGTAACCGTTTCGCCACCCGACCAGCACGGATACTGCACTTTAGGTACTTCTGTCGATGTTGCCAGAAGCGCTGTGGATACTGCAAAAATCATCATCGCCCAGGTGAATCCCAGGATGCCCAGAACTCATGGCGACGGGATGATTCATTTCAGCAAAATTCATAAAATGGTTTGGCATGAGGAGGAACTGCTTACAGTAGACTACGGTTCAAAGGTGGGAAATGAAGAGCTTTTAATCGGAAAAAATGTAGCTGAACTTATAGACGACCGCTCTACCCTTCAGATGGGAATCGGTACCATTCCGGATGCGGTGCTGAAGTGTCTTCATAACCACAAAGACCTGGGTGTACATACCGAAATGATCAGTGACGGAATTGTAGATTTGGTAGCCAATGATATAATTAACAATAAATATAAAGGTACACACCTGAACAGGACTATCACAAGTTTCGCTTTCGGGACCCGTAAGCTTTATGATTATATAGACGATAATCCTTCCTTCGCTTTCATGGATGTGGAACATGTGAACTACCCCATCAACATCATGAAGAACAAAAAAATGGTGGCTATAAACTCTGCAATAGAAATTGACCTGACCGGCCAGGTTTGTGCAGATTCCATCGGTACGTTCCAGTTCAGCGGGATTGGCGGACAGATGGATTTCATGCGTGGTGCAGCCCTGTCGCCGGGAGGAAAACCTATCATCGCCATATCTTCCCGTACAAAAAAGGGAGTGCCGCGAATTGTCCCTTACCTGAAACAGGGTGCCGGCGTGGTAACCACCCGCGGACATATCCATTTTGTGGTAACAGAATTCGGAACCGCTTACCTGTATGGTAAGAGCCTGAGACAGCGGGCGAAGGCATTGATCGAAATCTCTCATCCGGACGACCGGGAAATGCTGGAACGAGCGACTTTTGAACGTTTTAAATGTCTTTAA
- the hppD gene encoding 4-hydroxyphenylpyruvate dioxygenase, whose protein sequence is MSTLTFAEKIAQAENFLPINGTDYIEFYVGNAKQAAHFYKTAFGFQSVAYAGPETGVRDRSSYVIQQGKIRLVLTSGLSSESPICEHQKKHGDGVKVLALWVDDAYSAFEETTKRGAKPYMEPQTLTDEFGEVRMSGIYTYGETVHMFVERKNYNGAFMPGYQKWESVYNPSEVGLLYVDHCVGNVDWNRMVPTVEWYEKVMGFVNILSFDDKQINTEYSALMSKVMSNGNGFAKFPINEPAEGKRKSQVEEYLDFYEGEGVQHIAVATKDIIHTVTELKARGIEFLPAPPDAYYDMVPERVGTIDEDIKKLSELGILIDCDEEGYLLQIFTKPVEDRPTLFFEIIERHGAQSFGAGNFKALFEALEKEQERRGNL, encoded by the coding sequence ATGTCAACACTTACTTTTGCGGAAAAAATAGCGCAGGCAGAGAATTTCCTGCCGATTAACGGAACCGATTATATCGAATTCTATGTTGGAAATGCGAAGCAGGCAGCACATTTCTATAAAACAGCCTTTGGTTTTCAGTCGGTTGCTTATGCAGGACCTGAAACCGGGGTTCGCGACAGGTCTTCATATGTAATCCAGCAGGGGAAAATCCGTTTGGTGCTTACCTCCGGCCTCAGCTCTGAATCTCCTATCTGTGAACATCAGAAAAAGCACGGCGACGGTGTAAAAGTACTTGCTCTTTGGGTTGATGATGCCTATTCCGCATTCGAAGAAACAACAAAAAGAGGTGCAAAACCTTATATGGAACCGCAAACACTGACTGATGAGTTTGGTGAGGTCCGTATGTCCGGTATCTATACCTATGGCGAAACTGTGCATATGTTTGTAGAACGTAAGAACTATAACGGTGCCTTTATGCCGGGATACCAAAAGTGGGAAAGCGTATACAATCCTTCAGAGGTCGGTTTGCTGTATGTAGATCACTGCGTGGGTAATGTAGACTGGAACCGTATGGTTCCCACTGTGGAATGGTACGAGAAGGTGATGGGATTTGTGAATATCCTTAGCTTTGATGATAAGCAGATCAATACTGAATACTCCGCTCTTATGTCTAAGGTGATGAGTAACGGTAACGGTTTTGCAAAATTCCCGATCAACGAGCCTGCTGAAGGCAAGAGAAAGTCTCAGGTAGAGGAATATCTTGATTTCTATGAAGGTGAAGGCGTACAGCACATCGCTGTGGCCACCAAGGATATTATCCATACTGTTACGGAACTGAAAGCCCGCGGTATCGAATTCCTCCCTGCGCCTCCCGATGCTTACTACGATATGGTGCCGGAAAGAGTTGGAACCATTGACGAGGACATTAAAAAACTCTCAGAACTCGGTATCCTTATTGATTGTGATGAAGAGGGTTATCTGCTTCAGATTTTCACCAAGCCGGTTGAAGACCGTCCAACCCTTTTCTTTGAGATCATCGAAAGACACGGAGCCCAGAGTTTTGGTGCCGGAAACTTCAAAGCCCTTTTTGAAGCCCTTGAAAAGGAGCAGGAAAGAAGAGGAAATCTTTAA
- the fahA gene encoding fumarylacetoacetase, translating to MQSFIKYAESSDFSIYNIPFGVAVFGQEYIACATRIGDMVIDLATLYDFGYFNDIEGLTDNIFEAYTLNEFIELGKPVTSAVRLRLQELLLEGSALSADTKSIEECFYALDHVKMMMPVHVPNYTDFYSSIEHATNVGKMFRDPANALLPNWKHLPVGYHGRASSIVVSGTDIIRPKGQMKPADADMPVFGPCKQLDFELEMAFIVNKNTEMGESITTAQAEDAIFGMVIFNDWSARDIQSWEYVPLGPFLGKNFGSSVSPWVVTLEALNRFRTASPVQEPEVLDYLKFDGDKNYDINLEVYLQPENGTETLISQSNYKYMYWNMAQQLAHHTVNGCNVEVGDMYASGTISGENPRSFGSMLELTWRGQNPLELENSEERKFIQDNDTVIMRGYAEKDGVRVGFGEVAGKILPAV from the coding sequence ATGCAATCTTTTATAAAATACGCCGAAAGTTCGGACTTTTCTATCTATAATATTCCGTTTGGAGTAGCTGTTTTCGGTCAGGAGTATATTGCCTGTGCCACTAGGATCGGCGATATGGTTATTGATCTGGCTACACTTTATGATTTTGGATATTTTAATGATATTGAAGGACTTACAGATAATATATTTGAAGCCTACACACTTAACGAATTCATAGAACTTGGAAAGCCGGTTACCTCTGCTGTAAGACTGAGACTTCAGGAGCTCCTTCTCGAGGGTTCAGCACTTTCTGCCGACACCAAAAGTATAGAAGAATGCTTTTATGCATTGGATCATGTAAAGATGATGATGCCGGTACACGTACCTAATTACACCGATTTCTATAGCAGCATCGAGCACGCCACCAATGTTGGGAAAATGTTCCGCGATCCTGCCAACGCACTCCTGCCTAACTGGAAGCATCTGCCGGTGGGCTACCATGGGCGTGCCTCCTCTATTGTAGTTTCGGGTACAGACATTATCCGTCCGAAAGGTCAGATGAAGCCTGCCGACGCAGATATGCCTGTTTTTGGACCCTGTAAGCAACTCGATTTTGAACTGGAGATGGCTTTCATCGTTAATAAGAACACAGAAATGGGCGAAAGCATTACCACGGCTCAGGCTGAAGATGCCATTTTTGGGATGGTCATTTTTAATGACTGGTCGGCCAGGGATATCCAAAGCTGGGAATACGTGCCGCTCGGACCATTTTTAGGAAAGAATTTCGGATCATCGGTTTCGCCATGGGTAGTAACGCTGGAAGCGCTTAACCGTTTCCGCACTGCATCACCCGTTCAGGAACCTGAAGTTCTGGACTATCTGAAATTTGACGGAGACAAAAACTACGATATAAACCTCGAAGTTTACCTCCAGCCCGAAAACGGAACTGAAACCCTGATTTCGCAAAGCAACTACAAATATATGTACTGGAATATGGCTCAACAGCTGGCACACCATACCGTAAACGGCTGTAACGTGGAAGTTGGTGACATGTATGCCTCCGGAACCATTTCAGGCGAAAATCCGCGTTCTTTCGGCTCTATGCTGGAACTTACATGGCGCGGGCAAAATCCCCTGGAATTGGAAAACAGTGAAGAAAGGAAGTTCATCCAGGACAACGACACTGTAATTATGCGTGGCTACGCCGAAAAAGACGGCGTAAGGGTTGGTTTTGGTGAGGTAGCAGGAAAGATTCTTCCCGCAGTTTAA
- a CDS encoding flavin reductase family protein has protein sequence MKSITPHELNGVQLQTLLQTAIAPRPIALASTIDSDGQVNLSPFSFFNIFSSNPPVVIFSPARRVRDNTTKHTLENVLQVPEVVIGIVNFNIVQQISLASTEYEKEVNEFVKAGLTMKEADLVQPKLIAECPVNLECKVLEVKHLGTEGGAGNLVICEVIKIHVREEYLNEEGNLDQIKLDLVARLGGNWYSRNNETNLFEVPKPLVTKGIGFDRLPDALKHSSIFTGNDLGMLANTEGLPDGDYSADEEVHTRAQTLLKESKISEAWDLLKQ, from the coding sequence ATGAAAAGTATCACTCCGCACGAGCTAAACGGCGTTCAACTACAGACACTTCTGCAAACGGCCATTGCGCCGCGTCCGATTGCATTGGCTTCCACTATTGACAGTGATGGGCAGGTGAACTTAAGTCCATTCAGCTTTTTCAATATTTTCAGTTCCAACCCGCCGGTGGTGATTTTCTCACCCGCTAGAAGGGTGCGCGACAATACCACGAAACATACACTGGAAAATGTTCTGCAGGTTCCTGAAGTGGTCATTGGTATTGTGAATTTCAACATTGTACAGCAGATTTCGCTTGCTTCAACTGAATATGAAAAGGAAGTCAATGAGTTTGTAAAGGCAGGTCTTACGATGAAGGAGGCAGATTTGGTGCAGCCTAAGCTTATTGCAGAATGTCCTGTAAACCTGGAATGTAAAGTACTTGAGGTTAAGCATTTGGGAACTGAGGGCGGTGCCGGAAACCTGGTGATCTGCGAGGTTATCAAGATCCACGTACGTGAGGAGTATCTGAATGAAGAAGGCAACCTGGACCAGATTAAGCTGGATCTAGTGGCGCGGTTAGGCGGAAACTGGTATTCCCGCAACAATGAAACCAACCTTTTTGAGGTTCCAAAACCATTAGTTACCAAAGGGATTGGCTTCGACAGACTTCCGGATGCGTTAAAGCACAGCAGCATTTTCACCGGAAACGATCTGGGAATGCTGGCCAACACTGAGGGGCTGCCGGATGGCGACTATTCTGCCGATGAGGAAGTTCATACAAGGGCTCAAACCCTGCTTAAAGAAAGCAAAATATCAGAGGCCTGGGACCTTTTAAAACAATAA
- a CDS encoding TerC family protein translates to MELFSLLELPNFADPQIWVSLLTLTFLEIVLGVDNIIFISIIADKLPKEKQRFARNLGLAFAMIFRIILLLMISWIIGLKEPVLNLGWFNEPGTDLPLALSWKDIILLAGGIFLIGKSTMEIHAKMRGHDDVPKPKSSASSLMTLIILQIILIDMVFSLDSILTAIGLVDNVMLMIIAVVISIGIMMAFAGPISALINKYPSLQMLALSFLVVIGVMLVAEGIHQHVSKNIIYSCLAFSLIVEVLNIRFRDNQKEKYLKLNPDLNKDLSIRENEE, encoded by the coding sequence ATGGAATTGTTCTCGCTTCTTGAATTACCTAATTTCGCCGATCCCCAAATATGGGTCAGTCTGCTTACCTTAACGTTTCTTGAAATCGTTTTGGGGGTAGATAATATTATATTTATCTCCATTATAGCAGATAAACTGCCTAAGGAAAAACAGCGCTTCGCCCGAAACCTCGGTTTGGCCTTTGCCATGATATTCCGCATAATCCTACTGCTGATGATCAGTTGGATTATCGGTCTTAAAGAACCTGTACTCAATTTAGGCTGGTTCAATGAACCCGGCACCGATTTACCGCTGGCGCTCAGCTGGAAAGATATTATCCTGCTTGCCGGCGGTATATTCCTGATCGGTAAAAGTACGATGGAAATTCATGCAAAGATGCGTGGCCATGATGACGTGCCAAAACCAAAGTCCAGCGCTTCCAGCTTAATGACGCTTATTATTCTGCAGATTATCCTGATTGACATGGTTTTCTCGCTGGATTCCATACTCACAGCTATTGGTTTGGTGGATAATGTGATGCTTATGATTATCGCTGTGGTAATTTCGATCGGTATTATGATGGCTTTTGCTGGGCCGATCTCAGCCCTTATCAACAAGTATCCAAGCCTCCAGATGCTGGCACTCTCGTTCCTGGTGGTTATTGGCGTGATGTTGGTGGCAGAAGGGATCCATCAGCATGTAAGCAAGAACATCATTTACTCATGTCTGGCTTTCAGTCTTATTGTGGAAGTCTTGAACATCCGTTTCAGGGATAACCAGAAAGAGAAATACCTGAAACTTAATCCGGACCTTAACAAGGATCTCAGCATCCGGGAAAATGAGGAGTAA
- a CDS encoding alpha/beta hydrolase family protein: protein MKINIQKNVIIKNPQTQDFLADACYPETTDKLPLVIFAHGYKGYKDWGAWDLMAEKIAQAGFYFVKFNFSHNGTTLDNPTEFADLEAFANNNFSKEMLDYEAVIEHFVRKPEINPEKVALVGHSRGAGISVIKAFEDERVKALVSLAGVSHFGYRFPSGDRLTNWQESGVMYSENARTRQQMPHYFQFYEDYKQNEDRFSVQYSAQHLEKPMLIIQGTDDAAVKDKEAYLLNEWCKGSELIILDGANHTFGATEPWTQATLPSDLQTSTDKIIEFLKNKL, encoded by the coding sequence ATGAAAATCAATATTCAGAAAAACGTCATCATTAAAAATCCGCAGACCCAGGATTTCCTCGCCGATGCCTGTTATCCGGAGACCACTGACAAACTTCCGCTGGTCATTTTTGCCCACGGCTACAAAGGTTATAAAGACTGGGGTGCCTGGGACTTAATGGCCGAAAAAATAGCGCAAGCCGGATTTTATTTCGTAAAATTCAATTTCTCGCATAACGGCACCACGCTGGATAACCCAACTGAGTTTGCCGACCTCGAAGCTTTTGCAAACAATAATTTCAGTAAGGAAATGCTGGATTATGAGGCGGTCATTGAACATTTCGTACGTAAGCCCGAAATCAATCCGGAAAAAGTAGCTCTTGTCGGCCACAGCCGTGGTGCCGGAATTTCCGTCATTAAAGCTTTTGAAGACGAACGTGTAAAAGCATTGGTTTCACTGGCCGGTGTAAGCCATTTCGGCTACCGTTTCCCCTCCGGAGACCGACTTACAAACTGGCAGGAGAGCGGCGTCATGTATTCAGAGAATGCCCGCACCAGGCAGCAGATGCCACATTATTTTCAGTTTTACGAAGATTATAAGCAGAACGAAGACCGTTTTTCGGTCCAGTACAGCGCTCAGCATCTGGAGAAGCCAATGCTTATAATTCAGGGCACAGATGATGCAGCGGTGAAGGATAAAGAAGCATATCTGCTGAACGAGTGGTGCAAAGGCTCAGAACTTATTATTCTGGACGGTGCCAATCACACATTTGGAGCCACCGAACCCTGGACGCAGGCAACTTTGCCATCGGATCTGCAGACGTCGACTGATAAAATAATTGAATTTTTAAAAAATAAATTATAA
- a CDS encoding M13 family metallopeptidase: MKKISIGLLALSGVVFLNSCTATKTAEAPAAETVAPAQPASVKEEGLNLSYMDTTVRPQDDFFSYVNGNWVKTAEIPSDKASWGSFNALREDVDVASLGILNQILNDNFAPGSEGQKIQALYGTFMDWHKRNADGINPIKNDLARIDGLKSIADLQKFLIEATKTGDNPFYAWRVGADLKNSNMNAVYFGGPSLGLGRDYYQKESESNTKTLAEYKNYISQLLTETGHKNAVQTANQVVDFEKKLAQNLLTNEQNRDANLRYNPKTVAELPKLVKNINLADYLNKAGVKTDKVIVSELKYYQNMDSWMTAKNLPLIKEYMKARLVAGNAGNLNKKLDDINFNFYSKYLQGQKEQRSMDKRGLGVVNGTLGEAFGKLYVEKYFPAEAKAQMETYISYLKKAFQQHISNLDWMSPETKVKAQEKLSKFSVKIAYPDTWKDYSKLQLTASNDGGSYYGNLQKVTEWNYAKNLNKVGKPVDKTEWGMAPQTVNAYYSGSNNEIVFPAAILQPPFFNFKADPAVNFGGIGAVIGHEISHGFDDSGSRFDGDGNLNNWWTDADLKNFENKVNQLADQYSKYEPVKGTFINGKFTSGENIGDLGGVAVAYTALQMYLKDHGNPGLISGFTQDQRFFMSWATVWRTKSTEQYMVNQVKTDPHSPGYFRAFGPLVNQDSFYKAFDVKPGDKLYRAPEERIKIW, from the coding sequence ATGAAAAAAATAAGTATAGGCCTTTTGGCTTTGTCCGGAGTAGTGTTTCTTAATTCATGTACTGCCACAAAGACAGCAGAAGCACCTGCTGCTGAAACTGTTGCACCGGCGCAGCCTGCATCCGTAAAAGAGGAAGGTCTCAACCTGTCGTATATGGATACGACAGTAAGACCACAGGATGATTTCTTCAGCTATGTGAACGGAAACTGGGTGAAAACAGCAGAAATTCCGTCCGATAAAGCAAGCTGGGGAAGTTTTAATGCACTTAGGGAAGATGTAGATGTAGCTTCACTCGGCATTTTAAATCAAATTCTGAATGACAACTTTGCCCCGGGTTCCGAAGGCCAGAAAATACAGGCGCTGTACGGAACGTTTATGGATTGGCACAAGCGCAATGCCGACGGTATCAATCCAATTAAAAATGATCTGGCCAGGATTGACGGTCTTAAATCAATTGCCGATCTTCAGAAATTTCTCATTGAAGCTACCAAGACCGGTGATAACCCGTTTTATGCCTGGAGAGTAGGTGCGGATCTGAAGAACTCGAACATGAACGCAGTATATTTCGGCGGACCAAGCTTGGGTCTGGGCCGTGATTATTATCAAAAAGAAAGCGAGTCCAACACCAAGACGCTTGCTGAATACAAGAACTATATATCCCAGCTGCTCACTGAAACCGGTCATAAAAACGCCGTACAGACCGCAAACCAGGTGGTTGATTTTGAAAAAAAACTGGCTCAGAATCTCCTTACCAATGAGCAGAACCGCGACGCAAACCTTCGCTATAACCCCAAGACGGTTGCAGAACTTCCGAAACTTGTAAAGAACATTAACCTTGCAGACTATCTGAATAAGGCAGGTGTAAAGACCGATAAAGTAATCGTCTCTGAACTGAAGTACTACCAGAACATGGACTCTTGGATGACGGCAAAAAACCTTCCGCTGATCAAGGAATATATGAAAGCCAGACTTGTAGCCGGAAACGCCGGTAACCTTAACAAAAAACTGGACGATATCAACTTTAATTTCTACTCCAAATACCTTCAGGGCCAAAAGGAACAGCGTTCTATGGACAAGCGTGGATTAGGAGTTGTAAACGGTACCTTGGGTGAAGCCTTCGGAAAACTTTATGTTGAAAAGTACTTCCCGGCAGAAGCCAAAGCCCAGATGGAAACCTATATCTCCTACCTGAAGAAAGCTTTCCAGCAACACATCAGCAACCTGGACTGGATGTCTCCTGAAACCAAAGTAAAAGCGCAGGAAAAACTGTCCAAGTTCAGCGTGAAGATTGCCTATCCTGATACCTGGAAGGACTATTCCAAACTGCAGCTAACGGCCAGCAACGACGGCGGCAGCTATTATGGGAACCTTCAAAAGGTAACTGAATGGAACTATGCAAAGAATTTGAATAAGGTAGGTAAACCGGTTGATAAAACGGAGTGGGGAATGGCTCCGCAGACCGTAAACGCTTATTACAGCGGGTCAAATAACGAAATCGTATTCCCTGCAGCCATCCTGCAGCCGCCCTTCTTTAATTTCAAAGCCGATCCGGCAGTGAATTTTGGTGGAATTGGTGCGGTAATCGGACACGAAATCTCACACGGTTTTGATGATTCCGGTTCCAGATTTGACGGCGACGGTAACTTAAACAATTGGTGGACAGATGCCGACCTTAAGAATTTTGAAAACAAGGTAAATCAACTGGCCGATCAGTACAGCAAATACGAGCCTGTGAAAGGGACTTTCATAAATGGTAAGTTTACCAGCGGCGAGAATATCGGCGACCTTGGTGGAGTAGCAGTGGCGTACACGGCACTTCAGATGTATCTGAAAGACCACGGCAATCCGGGACTAATCAGTGGTTTCACGCAGGATCAGCGCTTCTTTATGAGCTGGGCTACCGTATGGCGTACAAAATCTACAGAGCAGTATATGGTAAATCAGGTGAAGACCGATCCGCATTCTCCAGGCTATTTCCGGGCTTTCGGACCATTGGTAAATCAGGATTCCTTCTATAAAGCATTTGATGTGAAGCCTGGCGACAAGCTTTACAGGGCACCGGAAGAAAGGATTAAGATTTGGTAA